From the Salarias fasciatus chromosome 16, fSalaFa1.1, whole genome shotgun sequence genome, one window contains:
- the mao gene encoding amine oxidase [flavin-containing]: protein MRSAVRSASSGGADSGAAAQPGTARHGTAHGTMAAPGNTYDVIVIGGGISGLSAAKLLQESGLSPVVLEARDRVGGRTFTVRNKETKWVDLGGAYVGPTQNRILRLAAEYGIKTYKVNEKENLVHYTNGKSYPFKGSFPPMWNPIIMLDFNNLFRTMDEMGEEIPKEAPWRAPHAEEWDKMSMQQLVDKICWTSTVRRFATLFVNVNVTSEPHEVSALWFLWYVKQCGGTMRIFSTDNGGQERKFVGGSSQISECMAQELGERVKLQSPVYRIDQSGDMVVVETLDKQTYMARYVIVATPPGLNLKMHFTPELPPLRNQLIHRVPMGSVIKCMVYYRENFWRKKGFCGTMVIEEEGAPIGLTLDDTKPDGTVPAIMGFILSRKCRKLVSLTKEERLKRICDIYSRVLGSEEALHPVHYEEKNWCEEEYSGGCYTAYFPPGILTQYGRVLREPVGRLYFAGTETATEWSGYMEGAVQAGERAAREIMCAMGKIHQSQVWQDEPESQEVIARPFHTSFFERRSPSVGGLLRFIGFSTVLSAAAAAGLVAYRKGLIPRS from the exons ATGCGCTCCGCGGTGCGCTCTGCGTCGAGCGGCGGAGCGGACAGCGGAGCGGCAGCACAGCccggcacggcacggcacggcacggcacaCGGCACCATGGCTGCACCCGGCAACACCTACGATGTCATCGTGATCGGAGGAGGCATATCAG GTTTGAGCGCAGCGAAGCTCCTCCAGGAAAGCGGCCTGAGTCCCGTGGTGTTGGAGGCGAGGGATCGGGTCGGCGGGCGCACCTTCACCGTGCGG AATAAGGAGACCAAGTGGGTCGACCTCGGTGGAGCGTACGTCGGACCGACCCAGAACCGCATCCTCAGACTGGCTGCAGAGTACGGCATCAAGACCTACAAAGTCAACGAGAAGGAGAACCTGGTGCACTACACCAAT gGCAAGTCGTACCCGTTCAaaggctccttcccccccatgTGGAACCCCATCATCATGCTGGACTTCAACAACCTGTTCAGGACGATGGACGAGATGGGAGAGGag ATCCCCAAGGAGGCTCCGTGGAGAGCGCCGCACGCCGAGGAGTGGGACAAGATGTCCATGCAGCAGCTGGTGGACAAGATCTGCTGGACCAG CACCGTCCGCCGCTTCGCCACGCTGTTCGTCAACGTGAACGTGACCTCTGAACCCCACGAGGTGTCGGCCCTGTGGTTCCTCTGGTACGTGAAGCAGTGCGGCGGAACCATGAGGATCTTCTCCACCGATAACGGAGGCCAG GAGAGGAAGTTTGTGGGCGGCTCCAGCCAGATCAGCGAGTGCATGGCCCAAGAGCTGGGCGAGCGCGTCAAGCTGCAGTCCCCGGTCTACCGGATCGACCAGAGCGGAGacatggtggtggtggagaCGCTGGACAAGCAGACCTACATG GCCCGTTATGTGATCGTAGCCACTCCCCCCGGCCTGAACCTGAAGATGCATTTCACCCCCGAGCTGCCGCCGCTCAGGAACCAGCTGATCCACCGCGTCCCCATGGGCTCCGTCATCAAGTGCATGGTCTACTACCGAGAGAACTTCTGGAGGaagaagg gtttctgcGGCACGATGGTGATCGAGGAGGAAGGCGCTCCGATCGGCCTGACGCTGGACGACACAAAGCCTGATGGGACAGTTCCTGCCATCATGGG gtTCATCCTCTCGCGGAAGTGCAGGAAGCTGGTCAGCTTGACCAAAGAAGAAAG GCTGAAGAGGATCTGCGACATCTACTCCAGAGTGCTGGGCTCCGAGGAAGCCCTGCAT CCGGTGCACTACGAGGAGAAGAACTGGTGCGAGGAGGAGTATTCTGGAGGATGCTACACAGCTTATTTCCCCCCGGGAATCCTCACGCAGTACGGCag AGTGCTCAGGGAGCCGGTGGGCCGCTTGTACTTCGCCGGCACCGAGACGGCCACCGAGTGGAGCGGCTACATGGAGGGCGCCGTCCAGGCGGGAGAGCGAGCGGCCCgggag ATCATGTGTGCCATGGGTAAAATCCACCAGAGCCAGGTTTGGCAGGACGAGCCGGAGTCTcag gaagtcattgCCCGTCCGTTCCACACCTCTTTCTTTGAGCGGCGTTCTCCTTCGGTCGGCGGTCTGCTGAGGTTCATCGGGTTCTCCACCGTcctgtcggcggcggcggcggccggcctgGTGGCGTACAGGAAGGGCCTGATTCCACGGAGCTAA